The Pogona vitticeps strain Pit_001003342236 chromosome 3, PviZW2.1, whole genome shotgun sequence genome includes a window with the following:
- the CH25H gene encoding cholesterol 25-hydroxylase yields the protein MSCHHIQNRSLPFRYDGVIDKHSPLVLQPLWDFVRSQDTLIGSPFFPVLFNFTTYTAFCLPFVALDFFSIRIPALRKYKIQPLMAPTLGMIVRCLAQSVYHHAVGIFPVTVAHWYWAPVNLPLKAPELPRLLWDVTVCLLLFDFLYFLWHLLHHRVPWLYKTFHKVHHKHVSTFALTTQYSSMWELLWLGCFAAVCPTLLRCHPLTEITFHVANIWLSVEDHCGYDLPWSTHKLVPWGLYGGAPHHDLHHLKFRFNYAPYFTHWDRLFGTLSHAVGDNRAPEKKLAED from the coding sequence ATGAGctgccaccacattcaaaacagaaGCCTGCCGTTCAGGTACGACGGGGTGATTGACAAGCACAGCCCGTTGGTTTTGCAGCCTCTCTGGGACTTTGTCAGATCCCAGGACACCTTGATCGGATCACCCTTCTTTCCGGTGCTCTTCAATTTTACGACATACACGGCATTCTGCCTGCCTTTTGTGGCTTTGGACTTCTTCAGCATTCGAATCCCAGCCTTGAGAAAATACAAAATCCAGCCGCTGATGGCTCCAACTCTGGGAATGATCGTGCGTTGCCTGGCTCAAAGTGTCTACCATCATGCCGTTGGCATTTTCCCGGTGACTGTTGCTCATTGGTACTGGGCACCTGTGAACTTGCCACTGAAGGCTCCAGAACTGCCGCGGCTCCTCTGGGATGTAACAGTTTGCCTGCTGCTTTTCGACTTCCTGTACTTCCTGTGGCATTTGCTCCATCACAGAGTGCCTTGGCTCTACAAGACCTTCCACAAGGTCCACCACAAACACGTCTCCACCTTCGCTCTTACCACCCAGTACTCAAGCATGTGGGAGCTGCTGTGGCTGGGATGCTTTGCGGCGGTGTGTCCAACACTGCTTCGGTGTCATCCTTTGACAGAAATAACTTTCCACGTTGCTAACATCTGGCTCTCGGTGGAGGATCACTGTGGCTATGACCTGCCATGGTCAACCCATAAGTTGGTGCCTTGGGGTCTGTATGGAGGAGCACCACACCACGATCTCCACCACTTGAAGTTCAGATTCAACTACGCACCTTACTTCACACACTGGGACCGACTCTTTGGAACCCTTAGCCATGCTGTCGGGGACAACAGGGCACCTGAGAAGAAGCTCGCGGAAGACTAA